GTTCAGGAAGCCCATCACCTGCTTCCCAATCACTTACCCCTGGCTTCATCGGTATCCATGGGCTTTGCCTGGTCATTCGGGTATCTGCTCCACCTGGGATACTCTTCAGTCTTTGGCAACCACCCCCAGTTTGTGCTCTACAGCATGGGCGTTGCTTCCCTTGTTTTTGCGCTCGTCATCTCCATATTCAAAGATTTTTTTGGAAAATTCAGCCCCTATGTCCAGGTCTCACAATCTTGAAATTATAACCTTTGCTCTGATTGGCTTTGTAAGTTCTTTTAACTTCGCAACCAACTCAACTCTCTTCTCGCTTTTTGCGCAAAAACTGAATTTTTCACCTCAGCAAACTGGAATATTGCTGGGCATCCTCACCGCAGGCTCCATGGTCGGAGCGCCGCTTTTGGGCAAGCTGGTTGACCGCACTGGAAAAAGAAAGCTCATCCTGGTACTTGGAATGCTGGGACAGGGTATACTCGTTCTTCTGACTCCCTTCACTGGCAGCTTCTGGTTGCTTGCCCTAATGCGTTTCCTGCTTGGCGTCTCAATAGTGGTTCAGGCACCAGTCCTCAACGAACTGATAGTCAACCTGGAAGATTCTCAGCTCCGGGAACGCTCGCTCACTTTTTTGAGTATTGCAAGAAGTATTGGTTTTTCGGTGGGCTGCATGGCAAGTGGTATTTTGATGGATTTCAGCGTCGCCTGGAATTTTTATTTTTCAGCATTTCTCGCCTTGGGTACCACCATTCCAGCCGTCAAATTTATCAGGAAAGTAGATACAGTACATCCCTCCTCAGGGGAATTCCCGGGTCTAAAATGGCTTTTTGAAAAGCGCGTTCTTGCCCATTACTTATCAGCCATGCTGCGGGCTACAGCCGTTATGGGAGCACTCTTTTTCCTGCCTCTTTTCTGGCAAAGCACCAACCAGAGTGCCACCTCAAGCGGTACCATCATTGGGCTGGCCAACTTTTTTCAAATACTCCTTTTCCCCATAGCCAGCCGCATCTGCTCTCGCTTCCCGGAGCGGTCGTTTTCAATAGCCCTTCTGGGCTACAGCATGAGTATTGTCCCCTTCTATATTTTCCCCTTTTTACGAGGCTGGACAGCGCTTTTACCTCAGACCATAATGAGTATGAGCTTTGTCTTTTTCTACATTGGTGCCCTCTTTTCCATTCGGGAACTGGTACCCAGACCACGTCAAGCCGAGGCCATGGGTTGGCTGGAAACTTTCATCAACCTGGGTGGCGCAGTGGGACCGGTGGTCTTTGCGAGCTTCCTGGCTTTGAATGGCAACCATTTTCCCCGTACTATACTGCTTTCTTCCATTTTTCCCATCCTGGCTTTTGCGCTCTTTGTATTAGCCAGACCATCCAAAAAGAGCTAAATACAACACGTCACAATGCTATAATAAATAAAAAAAGAGGGAAACCGTGGTTTCACCAGGAAAGAACTATTCATTTTCGGTTTGCCTGCATCTTTGCCGGCTGGAAGAGAATGATTACCAGATCCAAGATCTGGACCCGTCAATTGAAAGATTATTTTCTCTACCTGGCAACCAGTTGAAAGGTTGTAAACTGAGCGACTTACTTGTTACGTCGCAATCCAATCCGCTCTTCAATCCTCTTTTCTGGGAAAAGGTGAAACAACACACCCCGTGCGGTGCCTTTGACTGGTTTTTCGACCCTCCAGGTCGCCTGTTCCAGGCATTCGTGAGTCAACACCACAATGAGCTATGCCTTCTTTTAAGCGAGTTACCCCGAGAAGCAGAACACATCACTTTCTTTCAGAACTTGATTGATAAGAACACCCTCTACATTTTTTACCGCTATCGCCTATTTCCCCAGCCTGGCTTTGAATACGTTAGTCCCTCAGTAACCGCAGTAACCGGTTACACACCTGAAGAGTGCTACCGGAACCCCGAACTGTTCTTCGCGTTCATTCACCCCGAAGACCGCCAGGTCCTCACGAAGTTGCTTCAGGAAGGAAAAGGTTTTGGGAAACCATTGACTCTGCGCTGGCAACGTAAAAGCGGAGAAATTTTCTGGGTCGAGCAACTGAACATTCCCGTATACGACTCAGAGGGAAACCGAATTGCCATCGAAGGTATCGCCCGGGATATTACTGGTTACAAAAAGGAGCAAGAAGAACTGCTCCAGAAAAGCCGGGAATTGGAATGGCTCTTGAAAAGCATGATCAACGCCTTTGTCATCCACGAGCCGGTGTTCAACCAGGAAGGCCGTCTGGTGGACTTCCGGATTGTTTATGTCAACGAGGCATACGAAAAAATGCTGGGGTTGAAGCTTGAAGCAATACGAGGAAAAACCGCCCGCGAACTCTGGCCGGGAATGGAAGAAGAATGGTTCAAGAAACACGAAAAAGCCATTTTGACCGGTATTCCCCAATCTTTTGAACTGTATCACTCCCCAACCGGCAGATATTACCGCTGTCACATCTATTCTCCTTGGAATACCAGGGAACGCTACTGCGTGGTCTTTGACGATATAACCGAGCGTAAACTGGCTGAGCAACGTGAAGCGTATCTCAAAAGAATGCTCCTGGCTATTCGCAACGTTAACCAGCTCATTACCCAGGAAGAAGACCCGCAGCGACTAATCGAAAAAGCCTGCTACCGGCTGGTGGAAACCATGAGCATGCAAAGTGCCCTGATAGCGCTCTTTGACAAAAACCAGGAAATTGTTGATTTTGCCTTCTGCAATGCCCGAAGAAGGCAGGAAAAGCCGCACAAAAGAACCGTGCAAGAGTGGATTTCAGGGCATATAGACTTCCTCCTTGCTCAAAACAGCACTTTAATTGTAACCCCTACCCTGGACGCGGGAGAAACCAAACTCCTTAGCGTGAAAGAAAACCATTCGCTTATCGCAGGCAAAATTGCTTTCAAAAACCAGATATATGGGATTCTACTGACTGCAGTGCCTACAGCATATGCCCGAGACGAAGAACTGCTGGACCTTCTGAAAGAACTTCTAACAGACCTTGGCTTTGCCATGCACAAAATAGAGAACCAGAAAGCCTTGCAGGAAGTGCAAAGGCGGTATCAGCTTCTCGCTGACAACATGCCGGGCATTGTGTATCTTTGCCTCAACGACGAAGCCTGGACCATGGTGTACCTCAACGACCATATCGAAAAAATCACTGGTTATCCCAAAGAAGAATTTCTGAGTGGAAGATTGTCCTACGCCGAGCTATGCCACCCCGAAGACCTGGAGCCGCTTCGAAAGACCATCAACGAAGCCCTGAAAGAGCGCAAGTCTTTTCATGCCATATACAGATTGCGTAACCGCCAGGGCGAATACCGCTTCGTGGAAGAATTCGGAGGT
This portion of the Thermatribacter velox genome encodes:
- a CDS encoding MFS transporter, which translates into the protein MSRSHNLEIITFALIGFVSSFNFATNSTLFSLFAQKLNFSPQQTGILLGILTAGSMVGAPLLGKLVDRTGKRKLILVLGMLGQGILVLLTPFTGSFWLLALMRFLLGVSIVVQAPVLNELIVNLEDSQLRERSLTFLSIARSIGFSVGCMASGILMDFSVAWNFYFSAFLALGTTIPAVKFIRKVDTVHPSSGEFPGLKWLFEKRVLAHYLSAMLRATAVMGALFFLPLFWQSTNQSATSSGTIIGLANFFQILLFPIASRICSRFPERSFSIALLGYSMSIVPFYIFPFLRGWTALLPQTIMSMSFVFFYIGALFSIRELVPRPRQAEAMGWLETFINLGGAVGPVVFASFLALNGNHFPRTILLSSIFPILAFALFVLARPSKKS
- a CDS encoding HD domain-containing phosphohydrolase; the encoded protein is MVSPGKNYSFSVCLHLCRLEENDYQIQDLDPSIERLFSLPGNQLKGCKLSDLLVTSQSNPLFNPLFWEKVKQHTPCGAFDWFFDPPGRLFQAFVSQHHNELCLLLSELPREAEHITFFQNLIDKNTLYIFYRYRLFPQPGFEYVSPSVTAVTGYTPEECYRNPELFFAFIHPEDRQVLTKLLQEGKGFGKPLTLRWQRKSGEIFWVEQLNIPVYDSEGNRIAIEGIARDITGYKKEQEELLQKSRELEWLLKSMINAFVIHEPVFNQEGRLVDFRIVYVNEAYEKMLGLKLEAIRGKTARELWPGMEEEWFKKHEKAILTGIPQSFELYHSPTGRYYRCHIYSPWNTRERYCVVFDDITERKLAEQREAYLKRMLLAIRNVNQLITQEEDPQRLIEKACYRLVETMSMQSALIALFDKNQEIVDFAFCNARRRQEKPHKRTVQEWISGHIDFLLAQNSTLIVTPTLDAGETKLLSVKENHSLIAGKIAFKNQIYGILLTAVPTAYARDEELLDLLKELLTDLGFAMHKIENQKALQEVQRRYQLLADNMPGIVYLCLNDEAWTMVYLNDHIEKITGYPKEEFLSGRLSYAELCHPEDLEPLRKTINEALKERKSFHAIYRLRNRQGEYRFVEEFGGGIWEKGELLYLEGFIQDITERKQYEERIHYLFSHDPLTGLYNRTFLEEEIKRLEENQEFPLGILLFDINGLKLINDALGQKEGNRMLQNLARALRETCPQEALVGRWSGDEFMVILPRTREEKILKLAQEISLRCNQESQEKMPLSVSYGWSIKTSSKQPLDRVINQAVERMHRRKLTENRSARSAIIASLEQSLQETTQETQKHASRIARLVSRIGRKLGLKEDELTSLELLARLHDLGKIAIPLHILNKPGPLTAEEWKIVKKHPEVGYRIAQSSPDILPIAEAILAHHERWDGKGYPQGLKGEQIPLIARILAVVDAYDVMIQGRPYKKAMQQEEAIEELKRCSGTQFDPRVVEVLVKILEEDSGQASQEEIS